AAGCCCTTGAGAAGGTTGGTGAGGCCCTTCAACAAAGACAAGCACATCCATGTCACAGCCACTTCTCCTTGCAGTGTTAGGAGGAAAAATGCAATTACATGGTCTCAGATTTCAATGGGACGCCTCAAACAGGGATCCTCTGTTGATAATCAAATGGATTTTCTCATCCTACAGGTCTCCAAAACCAATTTTTACAACATGAGAAAGCACAGCTCAGGTCGTGATCCGAGCCAGAGTGAGATTGCTGACAGCGGCAGGCAGAGATTTCACAATTTATCTGCCACTGAGAAGAGAATCTTTCGATTGGGCATTGCAAAAACCAGACGAATTTCAAATTACAATTTGGACTGGGTCTGATTCACTTCCCACCACCACGCAcggcaggaggaagagcaggggtGGCCCCAAACTGGGTGTGACAGAAACCCCCCATCCACCAGGGGCTCCTGAGCCCCTTCCTTGTGGCTCTGTCCCTCGGGCACTCACGCAGGTCCCCAGGAAGGATGGCGCCTGCTCCTTCAGCAGCGTCTTGAAGTCTTCGAGGCTCAGGAGGTCGATCTCGCCCTGGCGGATGCTGTACTGGTGGAACATGTCCACCACGGTCTGCAGGGCCTTCTCCAGGGTGCAATTCCCTGGGAACTGCTGGCTCCCGGCgtggctgtgggtgctggtggACATAGCTGAGCTCTGGAGGGACCTGCAGGGGTTGGGGACAAACCTCAAAGGTGAGAGGAGCCAAAAATCAGCGGGAGATGCACCTGAGCCTGagggcacctgcagctccttggagtggaggagaaaatgaggggatttggggataTTGATGGGTTATGGCTCCAGTTTGGCTTTGCCAGGGAAGCAGCTTGTTCcaacacacctggggacatttTTCAGGTGAGGGA
This window of the Motacilla alba alba isolate MOTALB_02 chromosome 25, Motacilla_alba_V1.0_pri, whole genome shotgun sequence genome carries:
- the LOC119711616 gene encoding protein S100-A7-like, which produces MSTSTHSHAGSQQFPGNCTLEKALQTVVDMFHQYSIRQGEIDLLSLEDFKTLLKEQAPSFLGTCDRNRAGYLEKLFQETDLNKDKEMSFEEFTIVLSKLADDAHRISHGSERCGPDRD